From the genome of Triticum aestivum cultivar Chinese Spring chromosome 1A, IWGSC CS RefSeq v2.1, whole genome shotgun sequence:
TCAGAAATATCTGATAGATCAGGAAATGAAGACATTACACACGAAGGTTGACCTCATTGTAACTCTCGGCGGTGATGGAACTGTTCTATGGGTATGCAGCACAATTATTGTGACAGTTTATTGAATATGGATGTTGTGTGGTTAGTTTGACAGAGCACAGACAACATTTTGTTTAGCTCAGCCTTCAATGAAATATACTAGCAGTCTTATAACACAACATTTTGTGTTATTAGTGCGCCTAGTTCCTTTGTGCATAGGAATTTACTATGCAAGTGTCAGCTCGCAATAAGGACAACCAAATGATTAGAATAGGTCAAACAGTTTTTTTCCAGGTTCTGTTAAtgtaaaataaaaaaaaacaattACATATACCTTGGAAGGAAACTGAGTAACTATCAGATGTACATAAAAAATACAAGCTATTTGGATGGAAGAGACTTGTAGATAGATGACTGAATAAGTTGAGTAAGAGCAACTTAGAGGAAAGTATCAATGCTATTAAGCATGGCTAGACCGCTAGAGTGCAAGATGTTGAAGTGTGCTCACTTAGTTAACAGCACATTGGAGAGTGGTTCGTCCACTCTTCTATTGTCAATGCAAGATGCGGCGGCTGATTGATTTGTGGCTACAATAAACCCTCAGGGATTATCGATAGTGAGCCAGGTCTAGTTCTACGAGCAATAGCACTGAGTTCTTCAATACATTTCTAATCACATGGATACTTCTCTAACCTAGCTATTTTCTCGAACTCATATTGTATTAGAAAAAGAATGGCGAGCGCAAAGTACAAATTACCAACTGTGGGGATGACCAAACCAAAAACAGACAAAGCCAAAACCAAAACCAAGAGAAGACCTACTCTACACCACAGGAGTAAGAGATACCTACTCTAACCTACTCCAATCTAGCAGCTACTACGGTTGGTAGTATAAGCTGAGCAATGTCCTACTATTGAATTGCTCGATAACCTAAATGTTGGCTGTGTTATGTTGAAACAAATTCTGTCCTGGTTTGTTCTCCATAATTTTCAGTATTTATGGCTTGTTTTTATAATCAGTTTAAGCTAGGGAGCTCTTTAACATGACAACATCTGTAAACAGGCTGCATCATTGTTCAAAGGGCCAGTTCCCCCAGTTGTTGCATTCTCTCTTGGATCATTGGGCTTCATGACTCCCTTCCGTATCCTTAATCATCAGTGTTATTTTTGTTATGAGTGCTTGCTAACCATGTTGCTAAACTGCACTGCTGTTTATTTTTGTTATTACATCGTTAAAATTTGGATATTGCACTTCTGCCTTTTCAACTCTGCAGCAGATCCATGGCATGTTTGATTCCATCTGCAACTGGCCATAGCAGATTGCAATGTTTGGTCTCAGAGATTTAACATCCATACTTCACTATATGTGTCACAATCTCATACGATCTCTATACCAGAGGTGCTTACATATTTTGTACCAGACTAACAGTGATCTTATACTATATTAGTAATACAACTTTTTTTTTTACCTCGGTGGAGCTTTATGCTCTGTGCTCAACCCACCATCTATATAGTTTGTCCTTGACTTAAGGTTAGCAAGCGAGCAGTATCGTGAATGCTTGGGGAATGTGCTGAAAAGACCATTTACCATCACACTGAGGAGCCGCCTGCAGTGCCATGTAATCCGTGATGCAGCTAAAGATGAAGTTGAGACCGGGGAACCGATTCTAGTGCTTAATGAAGTTACAATTGACCGAGGAATGTCATCTTACCTTACCTACTTAGAATGCTATTGTGATAGTTCTTTTGTTACATGCGTACAAGGAGATGGGCTAATAATATCAACAACATCTGGAAGCACAGCCTATTCACTGGCAGCTGGAGGATCAATGGTACATCCACAGGTATACCTTTAACTCTACATATACTCCCCAGATTTTATTTACCATTAGTATTTTGTTTTAAATCACTGGAAAGGTTATTATCTGCCTTGTTCTGTATTAAATAATATAATGCATattactccttccgtcccataatataagaacgtttttgacactacactagtgtaaaaacgctcttatattatgggacggagggagtaggttttaTTAAGACAAGACTTTGACCAGGAATTACTTGTTATTTATATGACATGAAATTGGTATCACTAGATTCATTTCTAAAATACTCGCTGATGATTATGATTTTATATCATATAAACCATTTATTAGTGGAGTAATTCTTGGTCAAAGCCTACTAATAGGCCTTATATTATGATATGGGGAAAGTATATGTTTTAAAACTAGTTGAGGCGGATCTCAGTTTTTAAAAGGCCTAAAAACCTTGTCCTGTTTATTATAGTTCAGTTTTTAAGGGGTCACTATTTCTACTAGATGcattttatatattctgaaatgttGCCTGAGCAGCTATTCAAATCGTCACAAAACCCATTGTACATGGTAACATTAATTAAGATGAATCAACAACCAACAATTTGATTAGAATCATGTATCAGCAATTAGACAATTTTGATGGTTCTTTTTTTGTCGCTCCCTGGTTTGTAATCGTTTCATATTCCCTTCAGTTACTACTTCTCATTTAAGTTGTACGATTTGCCTGTGCATGCAGGTCCCAGGGATCCTTTTCACACCAATCTGCCCCCATTCATTGTCATTCCGGCCTCTGATACTGCCGGAATACGTCACTCTGCGCGTGCAAGTACCGTTCAACAGCAGAGGGCAAGCCTGGGCGTCCTTCGACGGCAAGGGCAGAATTCAGCTAGGGCCAGGCGACGCCCTCATCTGCAGCGTCTCTCCATGGCCCCTGCCCACGGCGTGCCTGGTGGACTCGACGACCGACTTCCTGCGGAGCATCCATGAGGGCCTCCACTGGAATCTCAGGAAGAGCCAGGCACTTGACTGCCCTGCCTGATTGATGAAGCCTGTGTCGTCGTAGCTCGAGATGGCTGATGAGTCGTTAGATGTGATATTTCAGAGCATCTCCTCACAGCCCAGCAAAAATGGAGTGGATAtgtatcatcatatatatatatatatatatatatatatgctcctGTGTTGGTTCGGTTCGTTatgaatctttgaatgttcttataCTATATGCTGCGCATAAAAGGGTTTATCGATATGTTTAGGCTTAGGCTTGTGGAATTCGAACATGGTCGGTCTGTCGCCATGTGAATATCTATAGCTTTGTGGAGTACAGGCAATGTAATTATGTAAGAATTGCAGCTGAAACTCTGATCTGAATAATGGGCGGATTTCTTGCTTGCTGCTTGCCTTGAAAGTAAGAGAGGTGCACTAATATAAGCTTGAGTGGTGCCGATTCCTAATCATAACCAGTTGGCCCGGAACGGTATTTGTTGTGGGTGCCATACTTCCGTGGGACCTAATTAATTATCTTGGTGGTTTTCTTGTCCTGCGGTTCATTCTCCTTTTGTTCCCTCCTGTGTACTTATCCGATATAAAAACGATCTGGTATTTTAGGCCTTTTCTTTAACCAATGGAAAATTTTCAGGTGGGGAACCTCTCCCCCGATGACCATTCAttctattttatttttgaaaaagaAAACCACGTAACGGCATTGCAGATAGCATCCACCACCCGAAATAGTACAAGCCAGTCGGCGTTCCCCATGCATGCACGCCTGCAAAGCAAAGCTACGTCCCCGGCAGCTGACAAACGAGTTCGTAATAGTGCACCACGCGTCGTAACCGAACTGCATCATCCGTGGAGTCGCTCTCTTGAAAGCTCTCGGTAAGAAACGCTTCGCTACGAACCCCAACGAAAATCCGGGCACGGAAATGGCCCGAGCCTCTCAAATCTCTGGATGCAAACCGATGAACACGAAAAATCAGTCGACCCGTCAGTCGGACTCACGGTCTCGCTCTCGCCCGGCCGCTGAAAGACCCAAGTAAACCATTCATGCCACTGCCAGAAACCCACAACTCCAGTAGGAGCGAGAGCGTACGTACTCCGCCGACTGCAGGCCACGGCAACCCTCAAAGGAAAATTGGCATCACAGCACAGGAGGGAGCGCGGCCACACACGAACTCGCCCCCACACGACGAAGCCCCCGCCGCGTCCACCGCACACTTTTCGCGCCCCCCTCGGCCTCGGCACGGGTCTCGGCCCAGCCAAATCAGGCGCCGAGTTCGTCCCCTCCCTCCGCCGGGTCGGTCCGAGCGGAGGAAGAAGGCCTATCCGGTGCGCGTCCACCTCACCCGGCCCGAGATACCCATCGGTTCGCCTCCTTCGTTATAACACTCCACGCGCCCGCACTCGGGATATAATCATCCACCCGCTCTNNNNNNNNNNNNNNNNNNNNNNNNNNNNNNNNNNNNNNNNNNNNNNNNNNNNNNNNNNNNNNNNNNNNNNNNNNNNNNNNNNNNNNNNNNNNNNNNNNNNNNNNNNNNNNNNNNNNNNNNNNNNNNNNNNNNNNNNNNNNNNNNNNNNNNNNNNNNNNNNNNNNNNNNNNNNNNNNNNNNNNNNNNNNNNNNNNNNNNNNNNNNNNNNNNNNNNNNNNNNNNNNNNNNNNNNNNNNNNNNNNNNNNNNNNNNNNNNNNNNNNNNNNNNNNNNNNNNNNNNNNNNNNNNNNNNNNNCCGCCCTCCGCCCCGTGCGCGGGGCCGGCCGCGCCCGGCGCGCTCTTCCCCACCTCCGTGCCCTCGCTGCGCGCCTACCCGCGGCTGCTCCTCGCcttccgccgccccgccgcggccgccgtcgccgacccgCAGGGCGCCGccgtgctcgaggaggaggacgacgaggcgcCCGTGCAGTTCGACGACGTCGACGAGGACTACGAGGACGGCTACGGCGGCCGCGGCCCCGCGTTCACGGCCCCCACCCGCCCGCGCACCGGCAAGGCCGCCCTCCCGCTCAAGCGCGACCGCGTACGCCACGGAACCCCGCGCGCATCATTTTTATCTTCTGTATATATACGCGTCTCGTTTTGGAACGGCTGGGTGACGTTGGTCTCCAATGCGTGCAGACGAGGTCCAAGAGATACCTGGAGATACAGAAGCTGAGGGAGAGCAAGAAGGAGTACGACGTGCCCATGGCCATCTCGCTCATGAAGCAGGTCGCCAACACCCGCTTCGTCGAGTCCGCCGAGGCGCATTTCCGCATGAACCTCGACCCCAAGTACAACGACCAGCAGCTCCGGGCCACGGTATCGTTTCGTTTCTTCTTTCTCTTGTTTCTTCTCTCGCTCTCTCTTCCGTTGTTTGATTCGTGTTTTtgcttgtggccgcaggtcaattTGCCCAAGGGGACGGGACAGACCGTGAAAATTGCAGTTCTCACCCAAGGTGAGTGGCCACCGGTTGCGTGTTGTTTGGAGATGGTTATCGCCCAATCCGATGCAAATTGCACTCTGATGCATGTGTTCAACAGAGTTATATGATGCATGGAGTTGATCAAGTTCAGAGCATGCTGACTTCAATTTAATTGGTCAATATGTCACTATCTCTATGTAAAGCACCAATGGATGTTTTGTTGAACAATGTGGTCGATATAGTAAAAATGAGTGTGCCAAAGCAAACCCCGTTGCCTGTTAGTTTCAAGTAGTGACAACCCATGAACTTGCATTCCACCTAGGCTTGTTTATCTACAGTTGATGTCTCATTCAATTGATGAATATTATGCTTACAGTTATCTTGCTCTTCTTTTGGAGTTGAAAAGCCATAAATGTATCAGAATTGAATGTTCATATTGGGTTGATCAAAATTGTGTCTTGAGGGGTAACTCAGCAGAAGCTCTCGATCAGTACACATTATGTTCATGGTGTTCCTAGTTCTGTTCATACACGTAGGATGTCAGTTGGGCATACCACTTTGGTTTCATTTTCTTGATGGCTATGATGCATAGACTTGATGAATAATCTAAACTTCCATTTCACAATCTTTTGTTATACTATGTTATTCTTACCTTGTTATGCTCAGAAAATTGGTTGCCTTATATAGTGATTCTCTGATGTCTTGTAGGTGAGAAGATAGATGAGGCAAGGGCTGCAGGTGCTGATATTGTTGGCTCAGATGACTTGATTGAACAAATAAAAGGAGGATTCATGGAGTTTGACAAATTGATTGCGT
Proteins encoded in this window:
- the LOC123054242 gene encoding 50S ribosomal protein L1, chloroplastic (The sequence of the model RefSeq protein was modified relative to this genomic sequence to represent the inferred CDS: added 39 bases not found in genome assembly), which translates into the protein MATAAACASSLLAPPSAPCAGPAAPGALFPTSVPSLRAYPRLLLAFRRPAAAAVADPQGAAVLEEEDDEAPVQFDDVDEDYEDGYGGRGPAFTAPTRPRTGKAALPLKRDRTRSKRYLEIQKLRESKKEYDVPMAISLMKQVANTRFVESAEAHFRMNLDPKYNDQQLRATVNLPKGTGQTVKIAVLTQGEKIDEARAAGADIVGSDDLIEQIKGGFMEFDKLIASPDMMPKVASLGKILGPRGLMPNPKAGTVSPNITQAIDEFKKGKVEFRVDKTGIAHIPFGKVNFPEEDLIANFMAVVRSIERNKPSGAKGIYWKTAYVCSSMGPSIKLNIKEMLDYGADSSN